A section of the Methanobrevibacter sp. genome encodes:
- a CDS encoding citryl-CoA lyase — MQENNFKVNPKSLKTAVTRVEKDKIVTRGYNQKDLIEKIRYSDMVFLLLKGRLPSIKESKIFNYVLVSFCDHGVTPPSTQTARLITSSGSPINSAIAGALLSFGNKHAGAIEKSMELFQSKIGSIHLINDSDIDNKQIAGLAIEIYNEYIVKGKKIPGFGHRYHDIDPRADKLMEIAINKGYIGPHIKLALALQDLVYDKKHIKLNVDGANAAILSDLGFDPELGLGIFMIGRLPGLIAHSHEERMDEEEFRRFCDLDNVEYMG; from the coding sequence ATGCAAGAAAATAATTTTAAAGTTAATCCAAAGTCTTTAAAAACTGCGGTTACCCGAGTTGAAAAAGATAAGATTGTAACTCGAGGATATAATCAAAAAGACTTGATTGAAAAAATCAGATATAGTGACATGGTTTTTTTACTTTTAAAAGGAAGATTGCCTTCAATTAAGGAAAGTAAAATTTTTAACTATGTTTTAGTTTCATTCTGTGATCATGGTGTCACACCGCCCAGCACTCAGACTGCCAGATTGATTACTTCATCTGGTTCACCAATAAACTCTGCAATAGCTGGTGCATTACTTTCTTTTGGAAATAAACATGCTGGAGCTATAGAAAAGTCAATGGAATTGTTTCAATCCAAAATCGGTTCCATTCATTTAATCAATGATTCTGACATTGACAATAAACAGATTGCAGGTTTGGCAATTGAGATTTATAATGAGTATATAGTGAAGGGTAAGAAAATACCTGGTTTTGGTCATAGATATCATGATATTGACCCAAGAGCAGATAAATTAATGGAAATTGCAATTAATAAAGGATATATTGGTCCTCATATTAAACTGGCATTGGCCTTGCAGGATTTGGTATATGATAAAAAACATATTAAACTAAATGTTGACGGAGCAAATGCAGCAATATTGTCTGATTTAGGATTTGATCCCGAACTCGGATTGGGCATATTCATGATTGGCAGACTTCCAGGTTTAATTGCTCACAGTCATGAAGAAAGAATGGATGAAGAAGAATTTAGAAGATTTTGCGACCTTGATAATGTTGAATATATGGGATGA
- a CDS encoding peptidase: MENTKKFLKKIGIEEVSSDYISNKRFDDGGQFRFEVPGIQSPKTMKALLEEADKNDIFIHRVTQTKGIMMLADEEIQDMVDLAKSYGCELFLSVGPRATYDTSATVHTKEGSRIGYRLRGYDNLVYAIEDVKRACKLGVRGILLYDEGLLWILNQMRENGEIPKTVHFKLSAHAGHSNPASAKLLEAQGLDSLNPVRDLQINMIASIRNATDMALDLHTENPKSTGGFIRHYEVPKFIKVASPVYLKTGGSVAANHNWDTTESEARARIKQVKLVKRMIDEYCPEAIVSPRKSGDLAIPE; the protein is encoded by the coding sequence ATGGAAAATACAAAAAAATTCCTTAAAAAAATAGGTATTGAAGAAGTTTCTTCAGACTACATTTCAAATAAACGTTTTGATGATGGAGGGCAGTTTCGTTTTGAAGTTCCTGGAATTCAGTCTCCAAAAACAATGAAAGCACTCCTTGAGGAAGCTGATAAAAACGATATTTTCATTCATCGTGTAACTCAAACCAAAGGAATCATGATGCTGGCAGATGAAGAAATCCAGGACATGGTTGACTTGGCTAAAAGCTATGGATGTGAGTTGTTTTTGTCAGTTGGTCCAAGAGCGACATATGATACTTCCGCAACTGTTCATACAAAGGAAGGAAGTAGAATAGGCTACAGATTAAGAGGTTATGACAATCTAGTTTATGCAATTGAAGATGTAAAAAGAGCATGTAAACTTGGAGTTCGAGGGATATTGCTATATGATGAAGGTCTGCTTTGGATTTTAAATCAGATGAGGGAAAATGGTGAAATCCCTAAAACTGTTCATTTTAAATTGTCTGCTCATGCAGGTCATTCCAATCCTGCTTCTGCAAAGTTACTTGAAGCTCAAGGTTTGGATTCACTAAATCCTGTAAGGGATTTACAGATTAATATGATTGCATCTATTCGAAATGCAACTGATATGGCATTGGATTTACATACTGAAAATCCGAAATCCACTGGAGGATTTATCAGACATTATGAAGTTCCAAAATTTATCAAAGTTGCATCTCCAGTTTATTTAAAAACAGGTGGATCTGTTGCAGCTAATCATAACTGGGATACAACAGAATCCGAAGCAAGAGCCCGCATAAAACAAGTCAAACTTGTTAAAAGAATGATTGATGAGTATTGTCCGGAAGCAATTGTTTCACCTCGTAAATCTGGCGATTTGGCAATTCCTGAGTGA
- a CDS encoding fumarate hydratase: MDIVNEISKTIITASTNLSDDKLRALKYAISIEDNENARWALEQILENYLVAQKIKFPLCDDTGIPHVIIEMGENRQIDGKLLNQIHEGIASGLNNLPARPMAVKGNFKEKIEQSQGLYDSPGKLSPPSILIDSVNDESTYKRDIDSDTLNIHFLLEGGGPEIRAKTLRVYHKRSFENVINTACEWLESSLKMLGCTPSIPSIGIGRTHYEATSLLLKSIAYGNLDKQNQYEKDITDRLNISGIGPLGFGGKTTVLGCYLNIGNQRASGVRIVSIRPSCFVEPRVATLKL; the protein is encoded by the coding sequence ATGGATATTGTAAATGAAATTTCTAAAACCATTATTACGGCTTCAACCAATCTTTCAGATGATAAACTGCGTGCTTTAAAATATGCAATCAGCATTGAAGATAATGAAAATGCTCGTTGGGCTTTAGAACAGATTCTTGAAAATTATCTGGTTGCACAAAAAATTAAATTTCCTTTATGTGATGATACAGGAATTCCTCATGTAATAATCGAGATGGGAGAAAACAGACAAATCGATGGAAAATTATTAAATCAGATTCATGAAGGTATTGCTTCAGGTTTGAATAATCTTCCTGCAAGACCTATGGCTGTAAAAGGTAATTTCAAAGAAAAAATTGAGCAAAGCCAAGGTTTATATGACTCTCCAGGAAAACTGTCTCCACCATCCATTTTAATAGATTCTGTTAATGACGAATCAACATATAAAAGGGATATTGATTCTGATACATTAAATATCCATTTTTTACTTGAAGGTGGAGGGCCTGAAATCAGGGCAAAAACTTTAAGGGTTTATCATAAGCGCTCTTTTGAAAATGTAATAAATACTGCCTGTGAATGGTTGGAATCATCGCTTAAAATGTTGGGATGCACTCCTTCAATACCTTCTATAGGTATTGGGAGAACACATTATGAGGCAACTTCGCTATTGCTTAAATCAATTGCCTATGGTAACTTGGACAAGCAGAATCAGTATGAAAAAGACATCACAGACAGATTGAACATTTCTGGAATTGGCCCTCTTGGATTTGGTGGAAAAACAACTGTGTTGGGATGTTATTTAAATATAGGAAATCAAAGGGCAAGTGGAGTTAGGATAGTTTCTATCAGGCCGTCTTGCTTTGTTGAACCGAGAGTGGCAACACTTAAATTGTAA